A stretch of Deltaproteobacteria bacterium DNA encodes these proteins:
- a CDS encoding PAS domain S-box protein — protein sequence MVRPRIVVIAADATARAQTADVVAACGFPPVDVRAVVPPPEEEPPDAIVLAGPDAATCCDEVRARADLAAVPVLAVAPSAPADAAAEAIAAGADDVVLTPYSAAVFGNRLRRLLRGAADRAALREAVRCERALRHVHDAMERAGDAPEGLRAALVEMAAVLDYDRAALIAHIEGSTHGFVIAATDDPTLTKFRVEVERYPELVHAMRTREHALIDDTATSDVTRAVRDVLSEHRVGACAVFPAMWGGRMLGVVLFRREKPRQEPLTPRAVAAGRLFAGDVAAHLADGRILANLREQTHRISRARYEHERRLRAIDTVREYFESSSDGVVVLDGQGRIEYVNRSAEAITGFARDGLLGTELQLMVADDQRAHLREVIDSVLRGTNVEAFDIDLLTTSGRSVTVSAATSTVLSAADAVILQFRDVSAERLLEYELRKTKDFLERLIDSTVDAIVAADIKGNIILFNSGAERIMGYSAEEMIGKARVTALYPDGVAHQVMRMLRSPEYGGVGKLEPTRRELVAKSGELVPVSMTASVIYEGDKEVATVGIFSDLRDRIRMEKRLMQAQQRLIETEKQGLIAELAGAAAHELNQPLTSILGYLELIQRQSDADARHARHIATIRAEAERMAEIVKKIGRITRYETKEYVGGDRILDLDKAASSAASFDRLRAVKAPGAEGGDD from the coding sequence GTGGTGCGCCCGCGCATCGTCGTCATCGCGGCGGACGCGACCGCCCGCGCACAGACGGCAGACGTCGTTGCCGCGTGCGGGTTCCCGCCCGTGGACGTGCGCGCCGTGGTGCCGCCGCCCGAGGAGGAGCCGCCGGACGCGATCGTGCTGGCCGGCCCCGACGCGGCGACGTGCTGCGACGAGGTGCGCGCGCGCGCCGATCTCGCGGCCGTACCGGTGTTGGCCGTCGCGCCGTCCGCGCCGGCCGACGCTGCCGCCGAGGCGATCGCCGCCGGCGCCGACGACGTCGTCCTCACGCCGTACTCGGCCGCGGTGTTCGGCAATCGGCTGCGGCGGCTGCTTCGCGGCGCGGCCGATCGAGCGGCGCTGCGCGAAGCCGTCCGCTGTGAGCGGGCGCTGCGGCACGTCCACGACGCGATGGAGCGCGCCGGCGACGCGCCCGAGGGGTTGCGCGCGGCGCTCGTCGAGATGGCGGCGGTGTTGGACTACGACCGTGCAGCGTTGATCGCGCACATCGAGGGGTCGACGCACGGCTTCGTGATCGCCGCGACCGACGATCCGACGCTCACCAAGTTTCGCGTCGAGGTGGAACGCTACCCGGAACTCGTCCACGCGATGCGCACGCGCGAGCACGCGCTCATCGACGACACTGCGACGTCGGATGTGACCCGCGCCGTTCGCGACGTCCTCTCCGAGCATCGCGTCGGCGCCTGTGCGGTGTTCCCGGCGATGTGGGGCGGGCGCATGCTCGGCGTCGTGCTGTTTCGCCGCGAGAAGCCGCGGCAGGAGCCGCTGACCCCGCGCGCGGTGGCGGCCGGCCGACTGTTCGCCGGTGACGTCGCGGCGCATCTGGCCGACGGCCGAATCCTGGCAAATCTGCGCGAGCAGACCCACCGCATCTCGCGCGCCCGGTACGAGCACGAGCGCCGCCTTCGCGCGATCGACACGGTGCGCGAGTACTTCGAGTCGTCATCGGACGGCGTCGTCGTGCTCGACGGCCAGGGCCGCATCGAGTACGTCAACCGCAGCGCCGAGGCGATCACCGGGTTCGCCCGCGACGGCCTGCTCGGCACCGAGTTGCAACTCATGGTCGCCGACGATCAGCGAGCACACTTGCGCGAGGTAATCGATAGCGTGCTGCGCGGGACCAACGTCGAAGCGTTCGACATCGATCTGCTCACGACGTCGGGGCGCAGCGTCACGGTGTCGGCGGCGACGTCTACGGTGCTCAGCGCGGCCGACGCGGTCATCCTGCAGTTTCGCGATGTGAGCGCGGAGCGATTGCTCGAGTATGAACTGCGCAAGACCAAGGATTTCCTCGAGCGCCTCATCGATTCGACCGTCGACGCGATCGTCGCCGCCGACATCAAGGGCAACATCATATTGTTCAACAGCGGCGCCGAGCGCATCATGGGCTATTCCGCCGAGGAGATGATTGGCAAGGCGCGCGTCACGGCGCTGTACCCGGACGGCGTAGCCCACCAGGTCATGCGGATGCTGCGGTCGCCGGAATACGGCGGTGTTGGCAAGCTGGAGCCGACGCGGCGCGAACTGGTCGCCAAGTCCGGCGAACTCGTGCCGGTGAGCATGACCGCATCCGTGATCTACGAGGGCGACAAGGAGGTGGCCACCGTCGGTATCTTCAGCGATCTTCGCGATCGCATCCGCATGGAGAAGCGCCTGATGCAGGCGCAGCAGCGCTTGATCGAAACCGAGAAGCAGGGGCTCATCGCCGAACTCGCCGGTGCCGCGGCGCACGAACTCAACCAACCGCTCACGTCGATTTTGGGCTACCTCGAGCTGATCCAGCGCCAGAGCGATGCGGACGCGCGGCACGCGCGGCACATCGCGACGATTCGCGCCGAGGCGGAGCGGATGGCGGAGATCGTCAAGAAGATCGGACGGATTACCCGGTACGAGACGAAGGAGTACGTCGGCGGCGACCGCATTCTCGACCTGGACAAGGCGGCCAGCTCGGCGGCGAGCTTCGACCGATTGCGCGCCGTGAAGGCCCCGGGCGCGGAGGGCGGGGATGACTGA